The following nucleotide sequence is from Mycobacterium sp. 3519A.
CACCATTTCGCCGCCAAGGAGGCGCTGGCAGGGGCGGTGTACGCGGATTGCGTCGGGCGCTATCAGCGCGCATTCGTCGATGAACTCGGCCAACACGAAGACGCCGAGGATGCGGTGCGGGCGATCGTCCGGATGCACCTGCGCTGGTGCGTGAAGCACCCGGACATGGCACGGTTTCTCGTCACGATGGTCGAACCGGCAGTCCAGACGGCTGCCGAGCCTGAGCTACATCAGCTGAACAAAGGCTTCGAGGCGGCGGTTCGTGCGTGGTGGAAACCCTTGGCGCACTACGGGATACTGCGGCCGCTCACACCTGCCCAGAGCAATGCGCTGTGGCTGGGCCCCGCCCAGGAACTCGTTCGTGCGTGGCTTCTCGGTGTCGCTGCAGACCCGCCCGCCGATGCCGACGGAGACGTGCTTGCCGACGCCGCGTGGCGCTGCCTGCGAGCGGATCCACCGAAGCGTTAGACCGCGCCGCGGAAACCGTGCTGCCGCCACGCCTCGTAGACGGCGACGGCCGCGGCGTTCGACAGGTTCAGTGAACGCCTGCCCGCCAGCATCGGGATCCGCACCTGCCCGCTGATGTGCGGGTCGGTCAGCGTCGCAGCATCGAGGCCCGTCGGTTCCGGGCCGAACATCAACGTGTCGCCCGGCCGATAACCGACGTCGGCGAACGACGCCTCGGCATGTGCGGTGAACGCGTAGACCGTCGTCGGCGCCAGCGCCTCCCACGCCGACGGCAGATCGCGGTGCACGGTCACCGACGCCAGATCGTGGTAGTCCAGGCCCGCGCGACGCAGTTTGGGTTCGGACAGGTCGAACCCCAGCGGCTGGACCAGGTGCAGTTCACATCCCGTCGCCGCCACCATCCGGATCGCGTTGCCGGTGTTGGGCGCGATGCGCGGCGAAAAGAACAGCACCTTGAACACGGCGATAATGCTTACATGGTCGAGCGGAGCATCTGGATGCAGAAGGTTGCTGCCAACCCCGGACATTCGAACTGGTACATCGAGCGCTTCCGGGCCATGGCGCGCGCCGGGGAGGACCTTGCAGGCGAGGCTCGATTCGTCGACGCGATGGCGCCGCGGAAAGCGCACATCCTCGATGCCGGCTGCGGCCCAGGCCGGCTGGGCGGGGTGCTGGCCAAGGCTGGGCACCGGGTGATCGGCGTCGACGTCGACCCGGCGTTGATCGAGGCCGCCGAGCAGGATCATCCCGGCCCGCGGTGGCTCGTCGGCGACCTCGCCGAACTCGACTTGCCCGCTCGCGGCATACGCGAACCGTTCGACGTCATCGTCTCCGCGGGCAACGTGATGGCGTTCCTCGCCCCGAGCACCCGGGTGCAGGTGCTCGGCCGACTGCGCGCGCACCTCGCCTCCGACGGCCGCGCGGTGATCGGATTCGGGGCCGGCCGTGATTATGAGTTTGGCCAGTTTTTCGACGACGCGGCGCAGGCCGGATTCGCGACGGATCTGTTGCTTTCCACCTGGGATCTGCGGCCGTTTCGCGACGACTCCGACTTCCTTGTCGCGGTCCTTCGGGGCGCCTAATTCATTTGCTCAGACGGTACGAAACAGCTCGTCAGAGCAGTTACCAACTCTGTCTGTTCAGTAAGAATTGTGGAATCGGCTGCACATGGCTGGCATACTCGACCAATTGCCAGGCGTAGAACGCGCGCCCATCGGTGGGCGAAATCAGCAGGAAGCCTTATGAACCACGCTCCATTACTGAATTGCGGGCAGGCGGCCGATCGCAGCGGCGGGCGCCCATGACCGCGTTCTCGCAGCTGAAAAAGGCCGATGGCACGGTCGTCGATTTCGAGCCGAAACAGCCGCCGCCCGCCAAGAGACCGTCGCGGTGGTCGATCGCCAACTGGCCGGTGCGCTGGAAAGTGTTCGCCATCGTCCTGGTGCCGTTGGTGCTTGCGGGCACGTTCGGCGGGTTACGCATCTATTCGAGCGCGACGCAAGCCGCCGACCTGCGCCGAGCGGCCGACCGCGCCGAGATGGTGCCCGCGATCGAAAGCTATATGGCCGCGCTCGACGGGGCGATGCTGGCGAGTTCGACCGGCGGCGACGCCCAGGCGGCGCTGACCAAGTTCGACAGCAGCAGGCAGGAACTGCAGCGACGGCTGACCGACACCGACGTCGCCCCCGACGTGCGCAAGGGCGTGCAGACCATGGTCAGCGCCGGCCAGGGGCTGATGGACAAGGTCACCGCCAACAGCATCGGGCTGCGAGACCGCGTGCAGGCCTACACGCCGATCCTGCTGACCGCCGAGGACGCCATCAACGGCTCGGTGCGCGTCGACGACGAACGCATCCGCGCCGAGACGCTCGGCCTGAGTCGCGCCGTCGGCGCCCGCGGCCAGATGATGATCCAGCAGCTGCTGGTGAACCTCGGCGGCGAGCTGCCGGACCCCGAACTACGGCTGTCGATGACCACGGTGGCGGGCACCGAACCGTCGACCCTGTTCGGCATGAGCCAGGTGCTCGGCGTCGGCTCGCCTGAGGCGCAGAAGCTGCAGGGCGAGTTCGTCAAGCGGATGGCGATCATGTCGGATCCGGCCGCCGCACTGGTCAACAACCCGGACCTGAGCGCGTCGATCCAGGCCACCAACCAGATCGCGGACAAGATGGTCGCCGACACCTCGCGCGCGGTGACCGCCGCGGTGGAGGCCGACGCGGCAGCGCAGCGCACCGCCGCGATCCGCGACGCCGCGATCGTCGTCGGCGCACTACTGCTGGCGCTGCTGCTCGTCATCCTGGTGGCGCGTTCGCTGGTGCGCCCGCTGCGCAGCCTGCGGGACAGCGCGCTGAAGGTGGCGCACGAAGACCTGGCCCGCGAGATCGAACGGGTCCGCGCCGGCGCGGAGGCGAGCCACGTCCAGCCCATCC
It contains:
- a CDS encoding TetR/AcrR family transcriptional regulator; this translates as MPPIDTRAAILSAALERFLAQGVAATTLKQIQRDAQVSNGSLFHHFAAKEALAGAVYADCVGRYQRAFVDELGQHEDAEDAVRAIVRMHLRWCVKHPDMARFLVTMVEPAVQTAAEPELHQLNKGFEAAVRAWWKPLAHYGILRPLTPAQSNALWLGPAQELVRAWLLGVAADPPADADGDVLADAAWRCLRADPPKR
- a CDS encoding tRNA (cytidine(34)-2'-O)-methyltransferase, which translates into the protein MFKVLFFSPRIAPNTGNAIRMVAATGCELHLVQPLGFDLSEPKLRRAGLDYHDLASVTVHRDLPSAWEALAPTTVYAFTAHAEASFADVGYRPGDTLMFGPEPTGLDAATLTDPHISGQVRIPMLAGRRSLNLSNAAAVAVYEAWRQHGFRGAV
- a CDS encoding bifunctional 2-polyprenyl-6-hydroxyphenol methylase/3-demethylubiquinol 3-O-methyltransferase UbiG; the encoded protein is MVERSIWMQKVAANPGHSNWYIERFRAMARAGEDLAGEARFVDAMAPRKAHILDAGCGPGRLGGVLAKAGHRVIGVDVDPALIEAAEQDHPGPRWLVGDLAELDLPARGIREPFDVIVSAGNVMAFLAPSTRVQVLGRLRAHLASDGRAVIGFGAGRDYEFGQFFDDAAQAGFATDLLLSTWDLRPFRDDSDFLVAVLRGA